In the Acidimicrobiales bacterium genome, one interval contains:
- a CDS encoding DUF433 domain-containing protein → MANELLDLIDADPAVVHGQARFRGTRIPVSVVLDCLAVGMTAEEIHGQYPSLPDEAVRAAIAYGALLAREELHPLEPMPR, encoded by the coding sequence GTGGCCAACGAGCTTCTCGACCTCATTGACGCCGACCCGGCGGTCGTCCACGGGCAAGCCCGGTTCCGAGGAACGCGCATCCCCGTCAGCGTCGTACTCGACTGCCTTGCGGTCGGGATGACAGCCGAGGAGATCCACGGGCAGTACCCGTCGTTGCCGGACGAGGCGGTCCGTGCCGCCATCGCATACGGCGCGTTACTGGCACGCGAAGAGTTGCACCCGCTGGAGCCCATGCCTCGGTGA